The genomic DNA TTTCAAAAAATACCCGGGTGCAGATAAAGCTACGGTTATTGATGTCAATTTGGACATTCAAGATAAAGAATTCCTCGTATTGGTCGGTCCTTCCGGTTGTGGTAAATCCACTACACTCCGTATGATCGCTGGTCTGGAAGAAATCTCGGACGGAAAATTGTACATTGGAGATCGTGTTGTGAACGACGTAGCTCCAAAGGATCGCGATATTGCGATGGTTTTCCAATCCTATGCCTTGTATCCGCATATGAACGTATACCAAAACATGGCTTTTGGTCTGAAACTTCGCAAGGTGAAGAAAGAAGAAATTGATAAGCGTGTACGTGAGGCGGCTAAAATCCTTGATATTGAGCATCTCCTGGATCGCAAGCCGAAAGCGCTATCAGGTGGTCAACGTCAGCGTGTTGCCTTGGGACGTGCGATTGTACGTGACCCGCAAGTGTTCTTGATGGATGAGCCATTGTCCAATCTGGATGCCAAGCTGCGTGGTCAGATGCGTGCGGAAATCACGAAGCTGGCTAAACGTCTGGAAACGACCGTTATCTACGTAACGCATGACCAGGTCGAAGCGATGACGATGGGTGACCGGATTGTTGTTATGAAGGATGGCATTATTCAACAAGCTGCATCCCCGGATGAGCTGTACAACCGTCCAGTAAATCTGTTCGTAGCTGGTTTTATTGGCTCTCCTACGATGAACTTCATCACAGGTAAGCTGGCGGAGAAGGACGGCGCACTGTATTTCAATGCACCAGGTCTGGATCTGTTCGTGCCTGAAGGTAAGGGACAGATTTTGAAAGCCAAGGGTTATATCGGTAAAGAAGTTATCTTGGGTATCCGTCCTGAGGATATTCATGAAGAACCAGTATTTTTGGAGGCTTCCCCAAATTCGATCTTTACGTCTACTGTGGATGTAACCGAAAATCTCGGTCATGAAATGCTATTGTACCTGAGTGGCGCTGGAAATGATACGATTATTGCCCGTGTAGACGGACGTTCCAATACTCGTGATGGTGTTAAAGCGAAGTTGGCTGTTGATATGAACAAGGTTCATATTTTTGATAAGGAATCGGAATTGAGCATTCTGGTTGGCGAATAAGTTCAATCGATAGAAGAGAGTCGCAGTTTCCCAGCCGGGGAAAGGCGGCTCTTTTTGTATATCCCATACAGCTTCCAGCTTCGGCATTGCATTCATTGGAAAATTCCGATACGATGGGTACATTGGTATGGGTCTGGGTTCAGCATGAACACAGGTAGCCCGAAATCATGTTGAAAAGGTGAGCTTGGGCTGGCACAGGATGAGCTGGCAGTGAGCTATATGGTTGATAGGGTGACGCTACATAAATAAGATTACGTATAGAATCCGGTCATGCAGGATGAAGGGGAGAATACGATGGCTAAAAAGGTAAAGGTATCTGAGCTTGTACAGCAATTTCAAATGGAGGTTATTTCTGGTGAGAAAGGTCTGCGCAGGCTGATCACGGTGGATGATTTGAATCGTCCGGGGTTGGAGATGGCTGGGTATTTTGAATACCACACACAGGAGCGGGTGCAGCTTTTGGGAAGGTCTGAGCTGGCGTTTCTCGGTATGCTTCCTCCTGAGGAAAGAAAGGATCGGATGCAGCGTCTATGTACGGAGCTGACTCCATGTATCATCATCACACGTGGTCTGGAAGTACCTGTAGAACTGGTGGAAGCAAGTGCTGAACGAGATATTCCTGTATTGCGAACTAATATGGCCACGACGATTTTATCAAGCCGGATTACGGGCTTTCTTGAAAGAAAGCTGGCTCCTACTGCCACGATTCATGGTGTGTTGTGTGATGTGTATGGTGTAGGTATGCTCATTACAGGCAGTAGCGGCATTGGTAAAAGTGAAACAGCACTGGAACTGGTTAAACGGGGTCATCGGCTGGTAGCAGATGATGCAGTGGAAATTCGGCAAACGTCCGATTTTCAGTTGCATGGTACGGCGCCGGAACTGATTCGTCATTTGCTGGAAATTCGCGGCGTAGGCATCATTAATGTGATGACGCTGTTTGGTGCGGGTGCAGTGCGTAACAATAAGCGGATTACGCTGGTTGTCCGTCTGGAGGCATGGCAGCAGGACAAGCAGTATGACCGTCTTGGTTTGGATGAAGAAACAACACGTATTATTGACACGGATGTTCCGCTCGTTACGATTCCAGTTCGTCCGGGCCGAAATTTGGCCGTTATTATTGAGGTGGCGGCAATGAACTACCGTTTGAAGCAAATGGGCGTGAATGCAGCTCTGCAATTTACGAACAAGCTGACTGCTACAATTTCTGAAGATATGGAAGATATGGATTAAGGTTCAGTCGTTTGCAAGGAAGAACAAGGAGTGAGAGAAACATATGTCAACGGCAACATTACTGCTGAATCCGATTGCTTTTTCAATCGGGGCCATTAAGGTTCATTGGTACGGGCTTATTTTGGGGCTGGCGGCGCTTGTAGGTTTATATCTCGCCATTCGTGAAGGTAAAAGATTTGGCATACCACAGGAATTTTTTATGGATATGCTGCTGCTGGGTGTTCCTTCGGCTATTATTGGAGCGCGTATTTATTATGTAGCCTTCAAATGGGAAGACTATCGAGATAATCTATGGGATGTTTTCAAAATCTGGAATGGCGGTATTGCGATATACGGCGCATTGATCGGCGCGATTATATGCGCAGTCATCTATTTCCGCTATAAGGGTTATAATTTCTGGCGGATTGCGGATATCTGTGCGCCGGGTCTGCTGATCGGTCAAGCGATTGGCCGCTGGGGTAACTTTGTCAACCAGGAAGCCTATGGTGGACCGACGGAAGAAGGCTTTTTGCGGAATCAACTGCATCTGCCGGATTTCATTGTGAATCAGATGAACGTTAACGGGGTGTTTCACCATCCTACATTCCTGTATGAATCCCTGTGGAGTATTGTAGGTGTGATTCTGCTGCTCGTCATTCGACGTATGGAATTTGTACGTGCAGGTGAAATGTTTGCGTTTTACTTCATTTGGTACTCGATTGGCCGTTTTTTCATTGAGCGTGTACGGACGGATAGTTTGGCTTTTCAGGGACCAGACTGGCTGGCTTCTTTTGTGAATGCTTTGTGGTCTCCTATGGTATGGCTGGGGTTTGAACCAGGGCATCTGGACCCGAGTTACGGTAATGTACGGATCTCGCAACTGCTCCCTATTTTCATTGTTGTAGCTGCTGTGATTTTCATTGTGGTTCGTCGTCGTAAGGGTGCATCTGTTCCGAAATATAGCGATCCGATTGTCTCCAGTAAGGTAGGAGTCGATCAGGTGCCTGACGTGACGCCGGAACAGGCTTCTCGCCCGGGTCAAGATACGATTACGCCGACAACGGCTGCGCCGGATAAGCTACACAAGGAAGACATGGACGAGGACAAGAAGGAGCATCTATGATAAACACGATTTTATTCGACCTGGACGGAACGATTATGGATACGAATGAGCTGATTATCAGCACATTTCTACACATTTTGAATCACCCGGACGCTGACCCGCTGACGCGGGAGCATATTATCCCTCATATGGGTGGAACGCTGGATGACCAGCTTCGTACCTTTTCGGGATTAAAGGATGTGTCTGAGCTGGTTAAAGGCTATCGTGCCTATAACTTGCTCCATCACGACCAAATGGTGAAGCCTTTTCCGCATGTCATCGAGGTTATTCAGGAGCTGCGTGCGCGTGGAATTAAGCTGGGGGTTGTGACGACTAAAATACGTCCCTCTACGATTCGTGTGTTGGATCTGTTCAATCTGACCTCCTCTATGGACTATATTGTGACGGTGGACGACGTAGAGCATCCGAAACCACACGCAGAGCCTGTGCTTAAGGCGCTGGCTGGCTTGAACGCCAAGGCGGAGCATACGTTGATGGTTGGAGACAGCTCTTTTGATATTCTATCGGCTCAAGCCGCAGGCGTGAAATCGGCGGGTGTAGCCTGGTCGCTGAAGGGTGAAGAAACTCTACGGGGATATGGACCGGATTACATTTTGCATGATATGCGGGATTTACTGAAGCTGGAGCTTCAAGGTGTGAATGTATCGTGAGGAAGGTTGACTGTCATCCCGTTGAAGGTCCCAATGCGCTATGGCAAATTTACCGGACAGTAAGCCGCTGGAAAGGAATTAAAAACTTTATTTTTATACAGATCGCCCGGTATTGCCCCGTGCTTTCCTGGAAAAATGCCATTTACCGCAGAGTGCTTGGGATGAAGGTAGGGCAGCATACGGCCTTCGGTCTGATGGTGATGGTGGATGTTTTTTTTCCGGAGCATATTACGATAGGGAACAATTCGGTGATTGGATATAACACGACCATTCTGGCGCATGAATATCTCATACAGGAGTATCGTATTGGTAAAGTAATGATCGGGAATAATGTATTAATTGGCGCCAATACGACCATTCTGCCCGGTGTTACTATAGGTGATGGAGCTGTAGTAGCCGCCGGGGCAGTTGTTCATAAGGATGTGCCGGCAGGGGCATTCGTGGGCGGTAATCCGTTGCGTGAGTTAAGACGGTCGGGTGCGGATGAGTAGTTAATAGCATATCAATAAGGGTCCCTTAAGGATTAAGGGGCCTTTTTGTGTTGTTTTTTGTATAATTTAATCGCAAGAAAAACTTCCGCTAAGCACGGCCTTGCTTCTGTGAAAGTACGTCGATAGATGTTTTTCTTATAGGATTTATGAATTTTGCAATGGATAAAATAAAGAGGGGGAGATTGTTTCGCAATGCTGCTCCAAAATGGGCTGATCCGTTCGGTTGACGTTCACAGGCAAGGCATGATAATATATCGAATATACTTTAGTTTATTAGCACTTTACCATGATAAAGATATTGCGAAATCATGAGGTGAATAGAGATGTCCAAGCCAAAAGGATTTGAAATCCCCGTAGGGGTTCGGGATTACCTTCCGCGTGCGGTGTCGAAGCTGCGGACGATTGAATTGAATGTACTCGAATGTATGGAGCGTTGGGGCTATCGTCAGATTATGACGCCTACGATGGAGTATTACGATACGGTGGGTGTGGCTAGTTCTACTTCGGATCGGAAGCTGTTCAAGCTGCTCAATAACCGGGGGACCACGCTGGTTCTGAGATCTGATATGACCGCGCCGATTGCGCGTGTGGTATCGTCGCTCTTGAAGGAAGAAGAAGTACCGCTTAGGCTCTCCTATCACGCGAATGTATTTCGGGCGATTGAGGAAGAGGCGGGAAGAGAAGCAGAGTTTTTCCAGACAGGTGTGGAGCTAGTGGGCGATGACTCTCCTGAGGCTGACGCAGAGGTCGTGGCATTGGCGATTGCATCGTTGCAGGCGGCAGGGGTGTCCTCTTTTAAAATTGCCATGGGGCATGTCGGATTCCTGAATGGTCTGTTCGAGGAAATCATTCCGGGTCGCCAGGCTGAACAGCAAGCGTTAAAGGAACTGTTATTGAACCGTGATGTGGTGGGCTACCGGACAGCGATTGAGGCTTTGGGTTTGCCTACCGAACATCGGGATAAGCTGGAGGCCATTCTTAGGCTTCGCGGGGGCAAAGAAATTTGCGAGCAGGCTACTCGCCTTAGTGTAGAGCAACAGACGATCCAGTCTATTGCACATCTATGTGAGGTATGGGAAGTGCTGGAGAGCTACGGTGTGTCTGAGCATGTGCTAATTGACCTTACTATGATCGGGGATTTTTCATATTATACAGGAATGACTTTTGAGGGCTATGCGGCGGAAATCGGATTTCCCGTATGTAATGGAGGGCGCTATGACAATCTGCTACAGCAGTTTGGTCGTTCCGTGCCTGCGACGGGATTTGCATTGAAGACGAACCGGATTGTCGATGGCGTAGACGGTATTCAGATCGAGGCGAAACGCCCGGTGCTTATTCGTTATGACGAGCAGGGACGCAGAGAGGCATTATCCGCCGCTGCACAACTTCGAGGAGCAGGACGGACAGTCGTTACAGGACTGACGGGTGGCCCAGAGGATCGCCGCCGCGAGCAACAGGATTTGTACGCAGAGGTTTACAGCTACACAGCCGAAGAAAGACAACCAGTACAAGGGAGGGAATTGCCATGACGGAGACGTTGAAGGTAGCCATGCCAAAGGGACGGATCTATAAGCAGGCTTCCGAGCTGTTTCGTCGAGCGGGGGTTCCTATTCCAGTAGATGTAGATGATACGCGCAAGCTGGTTATTCCGCTGCCTGAACTGGGAATGGAGTTTATTATGGCGAAGCCGGTCGACGTTCCCACGTATGTGGAGTACGGAGCTGCGGATATCGGCATTGTAGGCAAGGATGTTTTGCTGGAAGAGAACAAGGATGTGTATGAGCTGCTTGATCTGGGGATTGCCCGTTGCCGAATGTCGGTCATTGCTTTGCCGGATTGGCAGCCGGGTATTCGTCAGCGGGTGGCTACGAAGTATCCGAATGTGGCTTCCCAGTATTTTCGGGAGCAAGGCCAGCAGGTGGAGGTTATCAAGCTGAACGGTTCCATCGAGCTGGCACCGTTAATCGGTCTTGCAGACCGGATTGTCGATATGGTGGAAACAGGGCAGACCTTGAGAGAGAACGGATTGGTCGAGCAGATCAGCATTTTGAATATTACGAGTCGGCTGATTGCCAATCGGGTCAGCTACCGGATGAAAAATGGTCCGATTCAGGCATTGTGTGACCGATTGCATCAAGTGATTCCGACTACGGTGGCACCTAGGACTAAGGAATAGGCCAATGGTTAGGAGAATAGAACATTCTGCAAGCTGCAAGTAAGGGGGAAGGGACAATGAAGATCGTATCAGCCCGTGATTTCAATCTCCAGCGCGAGGTGGATTACGGTACGCCTGAGCAAAATGAAGCCGTTCGTGCGATTATCCGTTCGGTACGGCAGGAGGGAGATGCGGCTGTACTGCGGTATACGGAATCGTTCGATGGTGTATCGCTGACGGCGGAGCAGCTCCGTGTGACGGAGGAAGAATTGAAGGCGGCATATGACAAGGTGGAGCCTTCTTTTTTGCAGGCGATTCGGGAGGCGGCGGACAATATCCGTGCTTTTCATACGAAGCAAAAACGTAATTCGTGGATGGATTTACAGCCGGACGGCAGCTTGCTGGGCCAGATTATCCGACCTTTGAAGCGCGTAGGTGTGTATGTTCCCGGCGGTAAAGCGGCTTATCCATCCTCGGTGCTGATGAATGTGATC from Paenibacillus sp. FSL R10-2782 includes the following:
- the ugpC gene encoding sn-glycerol-3-phosphate ABC transporter ATP-binding protein UgpC; this encodes MAGVRLEHIFKKYPGADKATVIDVNLDIQDKEFLVLVGPSGCGKSTTLRMIAGLEEISDGKLYIGDRVVNDVAPKDRDIAMVFQSYALYPHMNVYQNMAFGLKLRKVKKEEIDKRVREAAKILDIEHLLDRKPKALSGGQRQRVALGRAIVRDPQVFLMDEPLSNLDAKLRGQMRAEITKLAKRLETTVIYVTHDQVEAMTMGDRIVVMKDGIIQQAASPDELYNRPVNLFVAGFIGSPTMNFITGKLAEKDGALYFNAPGLDLFVPEGKGQILKAKGYIGKEVILGIRPEDIHEEPVFLEASPNSIFTSTVDVTENLGHEMLLYLSGAGNDTIIARVDGRSNTRDGVKAKLAVDMNKVHIFDKESELSILVGE
- the hprK gene encoding HPr(Ser) kinase/phosphatase; the protein is MAKKVKVSELVQQFQMEVISGEKGLRRLITVDDLNRPGLEMAGYFEYHTQERVQLLGRSELAFLGMLPPEERKDRMQRLCTELTPCIIITRGLEVPVELVEASAERDIPVLRTNMATTILSSRITGFLERKLAPTATIHGVLCDVYGVGMLITGSSGIGKSETALELVKRGHRLVADDAVEIRQTSDFQLHGTAPELIRHLLEIRGVGIINVMTLFGAGAVRNNKRITLVVRLEAWQQDKQYDRLGLDEETTRIIDTDVPLVTIPVRPGRNLAVIIEVAAMNYRLKQMGVNAALQFTNKLTATISEDMEDMD
- the lgt gene encoding prolipoprotein diacylglyceryl transferase, which codes for MSTATLLLNPIAFSIGAIKVHWYGLILGLAALVGLYLAIREGKRFGIPQEFFMDMLLLGVPSAIIGARIYYVAFKWEDYRDNLWDVFKIWNGGIAIYGALIGAIICAVIYFRYKGYNFWRIADICAPGLLIGQAIGRWGNFVNQEAYGGPTEEGFLRNQLHLPDFIVNQMNVNGVFHHPTFLYESLWSIVGVILLLVIRRMEFVRAGEMFAFYFIWYSIGRFFIERVRTDSLAFQGPDWLASFVNALWSPMVWLGFEPGHLDPSYGNVRISQLLPIFIVVAAVIFIVVRRRKGASVPKYSDPIVSSKVGVDQVPDVTPEQASRPGQDTITPTTAAPDKLHKEDMDEDKKEHL
- the ppaX gene encoding pyrophosphatase PpaX; amino-acid sequence: MINTILFDLDGTIMDTNELIISTFLHILNHPDADPLTREHIIPHMGGTLDDQLRTFSGLKDVSELVKGYRAYNLLHHDQMVKPFPHVIEVIQELRARGIKLGVVTTKIRPSTIRVLDLFNLTSSMDYIVTVDDVEHPKPHAEPVLKALAGLNAKAEHTLMVGDSSFDILSAQAAGVKSAGVAWSLKGEETLRGYGPDYILHDMRDLLKLELQGVNVS
- a CDS encoding DapH/DapD/GlmU-related protein, with protein sequence MRKVDCHPVEGPNALWQIYRTVSRWKGIKNFIFIQIARYCPVLSWKNAIYRRVLGMKVGQHTAFGLMVMVDVFFPEHITIGNNSVIGYNTTILAHEYLIQEYRIGKVMIGNNVLIGANTTILPGVTIGDGAVVAAGAVVHKDVPAGAFVGGNPLRELRRSGADE
- a CDS encoding ATP phosphoribosyltransferase regulatory subunit, which encodes MSKPKGFEIPVGVRDYLPRAVSKLRTIELNVLECMERWGYRQIMTPTMEYYDTVGVASSTSDRKLFKLLNNRGTTLVLRSDMTAPIARVVSSLLKEEEVPLRLSYHANVFRAIEEEAGREAEFFQTGVELVGDDSPEADAEVVALAIASLQAAGVSSFKIAMGHVGFLNGLFEEIIPGRQAEQQALKELLLNRDVVGYRTAIEALGLPTEHRDKLEAILRLRGGKEICEQATRLSVEQQTIQSIAHLCEVWEVLESYGVSEHVLIDLTMIGDFSYYTGMTFEGYAAEIGFPVCNGGRYDNLLQQFGRSVPATGFALKTNRIVDGVDGIQIEAKRPVLIRYDEQGRREALSAAAQLRGAGRTVVTGLTGGPEDRRREQQDLYAEVYSYTAEERQPVQGRELP
- the hisG gene encoding ATP phosphoribosyltransferase → MTETLKVAMPKGRIYKQASELFRRAGVPIPVDVDDTRKLVIPLPELGMEFIMAKPVDVPTYVEYGAADIGIVGKDVLLEENKDVYELLDLGIARCRMSVIALPDWQPGIRQRVATKYPNVASQYFREQGQQVEVIKLNGSIELAPLIGLADRIVDMVETGQTLRENGLVEQISILNITSRLIANRVSYRMKNGPIQALCDRLHQVIPTTVAPRTKE